The Bacillus spongiae nucleotide sequence TTGATTACTATAATAACGACCGAATAAAAGTAAAATTGGCTGGCTTAAGTCCAGTACAATACCGAACTCAAACCAACCTAATAGCAGTATAACTAAAACTCTAACTTTCAGGGGTCACTACCATGGTAGGTCTTTTTACTTCAAGTTCTAGGGTAAACGTGTCTCTTATAAGAGAAAGCATCCAGAAAATTAACATTCAGTTGGCAGACCATAAAAGAAAAATGTGGTCTGTCCTTTTTTTATTGAAATAAAAGTAAGGATAAAATGAAAATAGTTGAACATTCACATTTAAAAGAACGTCGGACAATGGCTACACGTTAACATAGAATATAAACCTTTATTTTTGAATCACTCTTCTCAAATATACAAATATATGTTTAGACCTTATTCTTTTAGGAAAATGTAAGATTATATACTTTATTATTAAAAGGGAAGGTGGACTAACGAATGTCAGCAACATTACAAGTAATGAAAAGAGAAGACTTTAAGCGTTCTTCGTTAACACATCTTAGAAAAGAAGGGAACTTTC carries:
- a CDS encoding IS3 family transposase; translated protein: DYYNNDRIKVKLAGLSPVQYRTQTNLIAV